A single Brevundimonas sp. SL130 DNA region contains:
- the mscL gene encoding large-conductance mechanosensitive channel protein MscL, whose translation MSLLSEFREFAVKGNVVDLAVGVIIGAAFNGIVKSLVDQVVMPPIGLLTGGIDFSELEWVLRPENPATETVEKVAIQYGAFANTVIQFLIVAFVVFMVVKGINALRRQEAAKPDPAPSAPTATEALLTEIRDTLKSRPGV comes from the coding sequence ATGAGCCTTCTGTCCGAATTCCGCGAGTTTGCGGTCAAGGGAAACGTCGTCGATCTGGCCGTCGGGGTGATCATCGGCGCCGCCTTCAACGGCATCGTCAAAAGCCTGGTCGATCAGGTGGTCATGCCGCCCATCGGCCTGCTGACCGGCGGCATCGACTTTTCCGAGCTGGAATGGGTGCTGCGCCCGGAAAACCCGGCGACCGAGACGGTGGAAAAGGTCGCGATCCAGTACGGCGCCTTCGCCAATACGGTGATCCAGTTCCTGATCGTCGCCTTCGTGGTCTTCATGGTGGTCAAGGGGATCAACGCCCTGCGTCGCCAGGAAGCCGCCAAGCCCGATCCGGCCCCCTCGGCGCCGACCGCGACCGAGGCCTTGCTGACCGAAATCCGCGATACGCTGAAGTCCCGCCCCGGCGTCTAG
- a CDS encoding integration host factor subunit beta, protein MIKSELIEKLAAENTHLTHAEVERLVNVILGKMTGALAEGGRVELRGFGAFSVRSRPARLGRNPRTGETVDVPAKAVPFFKSGKELRERLNASGDA, encoded by the coding sequence ATGATCAAGTCCGAACTGATCGAGAAACTTGCGGCCGAAAACACCCACCTGACCCATGCGGAGGTGGAGCGGCTGGTGAATGTCATCCTCGGCAAGATGACCGGCGCCCTCGCTGAGGGCGGTCGGGTCGAGCTGCGCGGTTTCGGCGCCTTCTCGGTGCGGTCCCGCCCGGCGCGTCTGGGGCGCAATCCGCGCACCGGCGAGACGGTGGACGTGCCGGCCAAGGCCGTGCCCTTCTTCAAGAGCGGCAAGGAACTGCGCGAGCGTCTGAACGCGTCCGGCGACGCCTGA